In Palaemon carinicauda isolate YSFRI2023 chromosome 41, ASM3689809v2, whole genome shotgun sequence, the following are encoded in one genomic region:
- the vig gene encoding SERPINE1 mRNA-binding protein 1, producing MENSYGIGVRNRYELFYDEDIDPLDLIKQTVKTKETKSSSEKENKTKGPNGKPAKTAPAPNNKKGEKPVKTEPAGKITDKTTPPVAPTKGPRTNEGRVKFSDREERNNRRNRTEGEFRDAPPPRFEGEGRGALTRGRGRGMGRGRGRGRGGIGGPDGRGKREYDRQSGMATTGVKSVDKREGSGSFNWGSDKDQIDEQLNAAPATNSDHDTSAENVEKPPEEPGTVEEEPPKEDENAKEMTLDEWKAMQGNRNKPQFNIRRPGEGENQAQWKKTYILKKKLEEESDEEEEEEEEDEEIPQNRRKVILDIDFQFSDSPARGRGRGRGRGGPGRGRGGMDRGGRGGGGGGGGGGDRDRDRERVGGGGGGGGRGGGERRGGPGGPRGGRGASRQEAPKMDDERDFPSLG from the exons ATGGAGAACTCTTACGGGATAGGGGTTCGTAACCGTTACGAACTCTTTTACGACGAAGACATCGACCCTTTGGATTTGATAAAACAGACTGTTAAGACGAAGGAAACAAAATCGTCGTCGGAGAAGGAAAACAAGACCAAGGGACCTAATGGAAAACCTGCTAAGACCGCGCCTGCCCCAAACAACAAGAAAGGTGAAAAGCCCGTCAAGACCGAACCTGCCGGCAAGATTACCGACAAGACAACACCACCAG TTGCTCCGACAAAGGGTCCCCGTACTAATGAAGGCCGTGTCAAGTTTTCCGACCGGGAAGAGCGTAACAACAGACGAAATCGAACTGAGGGCGAATTCAGGGATGCACCACCCCCCAG GTTTGAAGGGGAGGGACGAGGAGCTTTAACTCGTGGACGAGGACGTGGTATGGGCCGTGGACGTGGTAGAGGTCGTGGAGGAATTGGAGGACCAGATGGACGTGGAAAGCGAGAGTATGACAGGCAGAGTGGAATGGCTACGACTGGTGTTAAATCTGTTGACAAACGTGAAGGCTCTGGCTCTTTTAACTGGGGTTCAGACAAAGACCAGATTGATGAGCAATTGAATGCAGCTCCAGCAACAAATTCAGACCATGACACATCTGCTGAGAATGTTGAGAAG CCCCCTGAAGAACCTGGAACTGTTGAAGAGGAGCCTCCCAAAGAAGATGAAAATGCCAAAGAGATGACTTTGGATGAATGGAAAGCTATGCAAGGAAACCGAAACAAGCCACAGTTCAACATCCGCCGACCTGGTGAAGGAGAAAATCAAGCACAATGGAAGAAGACTTACATTCTCAAGAAGAAATTGGAAGAGGAAtctgatgaggaggaggaagaagaagaggaagacgagGAAATTCCTCAGAATCGCAGAAAGGTAATTCTTGACATAGATTTCCAATTCTCTGATTCGCCTGCTCGTGGACGCGGAAGAGGCCGTGGACGTGGTGGACCAGGTCGCGGACGTGGTGGAATGGATCGAGGAGGTAGAGGTGGTGGtggcggaggaggaggtggtggggaTCGTGACAGGGATCGTGAACGTGTAGGTGGTGGTGGCGGCGGGGGTGGAAGAGGAGGTGGTGAACGACGCGGAGGGCCCGGTGGTCCACGAGGTGGACGTGGCGCAAGTCGCCAGGAAGCCCCTAAAATGGATGATGAGCGGGATTTCCCCTCTTTGGGGTAA